One genomic region from Bacillus aquiflavi encodes:
- a CDS encoding ABC transporter permease — protein sequence MAIVASMEEKKWLLKHHVQPVFSGEFIVTIFHYWDEAHAFYQKEWEEANRKVDSSGLFSLYLYFNQYFYFVPMILFFLLLGGGLATDTGKKSTLRFLMSQPLSLRHIFHGKVLSSFIVVLLSSTVIFASVLLIGTIFDRFGDWYYPILVYDSQSLANSANYNGTYVQGMGFHFTPLGHYLVKCIVLFLIVLLFLIILSTFCSLFIKNQLGVFMIVILLSASGYVLSIEALSEVAHLSPFTYFNIVKIINGEVSTAHNNPHINFMPGSIVLFISSFVVMTIGHVVLKKYKNLTA from the coding sequence ATGGCCATCGTTGCTAGCATGGAAGAAAAGAAGTGGTTATTGAAGCATCATGTTCAGCCAGTATTTTCAGGAGAATTTATCGTTACAATATTTCACTACTGGGACGAAGCTCATGCTTTTTACCAAAAAGAATGGGAGGAAGCGAATCGAAAAGTTGATAGCAGCGGACTGTTTTCGCTTTACTTATACTTTAATCAATATTTCTATTTCGTGCCGATGATCTTATTCTTCTTATTATTAGGAGGAGGTTTAGCGACTGATACTGGAAAGAAGTCAACACTTCGTTTTTTAATGTCACAGCCGCTTTCGTTGCGCCATATTTTTCATGGGAAAGTGTTGAGTTCATTCATTGTTGTCCTACTCTCCAGTACCGTCATTTTCGCAAGCGTTCTTTTAATAGGGACAATCTTTGACCGATTTGGCGATTGGTATTATCCGATATTAGTTTATGATAGCCAAAGCTTGGCTAATTCCGCGAACTACAATGGGACTTATGTACAAGGAATGGGTTTTCACTTCACGCCATTAGGTCATTATTTAGTAAAATGTATCGTTTTATTTCTTATCGTTTTATTGTTTTTAATTATCTTATCGACTTTTTGTTCTTTATTTATTAAAAATCAATTGGGTGTTTTTATGATTGTCATATTACTATCAGCTTCTGGATATGTATTAAGCATTGAAGCTTTGTCTGAAGTTGCACATTTGTCACCTTTTACTTATTTTAATATTGTCAAAATCATAAACGGTGAAGTTTCAACTGCTCATAACAATCCACATATTAACTTTATGCCAGGAAGCATCGTGCTCTTCATTTCAAGCTTTGTTGTTATGACGATTGGTCATGTTGTGCTGAAGAAATATAAAAATTTAACTGCATAA
- a CDS encoding acyl carrier protein, whose protein sequence is MANISHEVLNYLKENLGNENVREDMNIKNDLGLTSLDLVDLAFYLEQRIDRTVTDEELLSLKTVKDVINFVANNVDEKELTK, encoded by the coding sequence TTGGCCAATATTAGTCATGAGGTATTAAATTATTTAAAGGAAAACCTTGGGAATGAAAATGTTCGTGAAGATATGAACATAAAAAATGATTTAGGATTAACATCGCTAGATTTAGTAGACTTAGCATTTTATTTAGAACAAAGAATTGATCGTACAGTAACAGATGAAGAATTGTTATCACTTAAAACTGTAAAAGATGTAATCAACTTCGTAGCTAATAACGTAGATGAAAAAGAGCTAACAAAATGA
- a CDS encoding beta-ketoacyl-[acyl-carrier-protein] synthase family protein, protein MKQRVVITGFSTITSLGKTIDTWDGICSNKSGYSPLPERITKYGDFRTKHAAIVQEDNLNLKAINDKKIDRTVQLAYSCAEEALTMSKINNNEVEPTKFGVIMGTGAGAVVLTGQQLINLHQYNNRKITPNYIPAATINSLSGYLAIKYHAQGPNMTVSTACASGNHAIGLAFDTIASGKADIMMAGGADSPTDGLIYSGFDNMRVMAPNNEPCQPFSSERKGFIIGEGAAVLILESLDHALQRGATIYGEVKGYSMTCDAYHMLMPVVDGSQIERTIENALEDAGVTVEEIDYINAHGTGTQAGDLAEINGIKRLFRGQEQIPPISSIKGAIGHTLGASGAIEAVICLLAMEKNTIPPSVNLQAKDPKVDVDIVGSSRKKDLKVIVSNSFGFGGNNCTLIFKKLAGEV, encoded by the coding sequence ATGAAACAAAGAGTTGTTATAACAGGATTTAGTACGATTACTAGTTTAGGCAAGACAATAGATACATGGGATGGGATATGCAGTAATAAAAGCGGCTATTCCCCTTTACCAGAACGAATTACTAAATATGGTGATTTTCGGACAAAACACGCAGCTATTGTCCAGGAAGATAATCTTAATTTAAAAGCAATTAACGACAAGAAAATTGACCGTACTGTTCAGCTAGCGTATAGCTGTGCAGAAGAAGCACTAACAATGTCAAAAATAAACAATAATGAGGTTGAACCGACTAAATTTGGGGTTATTATGGGAACTGGAGCAGGTGCTGTTGTTCTTACCGGTCAGCAATTAATTAACTTACATCAATATAATAATCGAAAAATTACACCAAATTATATTCCAGCTGCAACCATCAATTCTTTATCAGGATATTTGGCAATTAAGTATCATGCACAAGGTCCAAATATGACCGTTTCAACAGCTTGTGCATCTGGTAATCATGCTATTGGTTTAGCTTTTGATACAATCGCTTCAGGAAAGGCAGATATCATGATGGCTGGAGGTGCGGATTCACCCACTGATGGATTAATCTACTCCGGCTTTGATAACATGCGAGTCATGGCACCGAATAATGAACCTTGTCAGCCATTTTCCTCAGAACGTAAGGGATTTATCATCGGAGAGGGTGCGGCAGTTTTAATTCTAGAATCTTTAGATCATGCTTTACAAAGAGGAGCAACGATTTATGGGGAAGTTAAAGGATATAGCATGACATGTGACGCTTATCACATGTTAATGCCAGTAGTTGACGGCTCACAAATAGAAAGAACGATTGAGAATGCTCTAGAGGATGCTGGCGTCACAGTTGAAGAAATTGATTACATAAATGCACACGGAACAGGTACGCAAGCTGGAGATCTTGCGGAAATAAATGGAATTAAACGACTATTCAGGGGACAGGAGCAAATTCCACCAATAAGTTCAATTAAGGGAGCTATTGGTCATACTTTAGGTGCGAGTGGAGCAATAGAAGCAGTAATTTGTTTACTTGCGATGGAGAAAAACACCATACCACCATCAGTAAACTTGCAGGCTAAAGATCCTAAGGTAGATGTAGATATTGTTGGAAGCTCCAGAAAAAAAGATTTAAAAGTAATCGTTTCAAATTCATTTGGCTTTGGCGGAAATAATTGTACGTTAATTTTCAAAAAGTTGGCTGGAGAAGTTTAA
- the panD gene encoding aspartate 1-decarboxylase encodes MYRTLMKSKIHGARVTESNLNYVGSITIDREIIDSLGIMPNEKVQIVNNNNGARFETYVIPGNPGEKEICLNGAAARLVQKGDVVIIISYALVHEDELEDFRCNIAIMDENNNIKKIIHQEIANSVV; translated from the coding sequence ATGTATAGAACGTTGATGAAATCAAAAATTCATGGTGCACGAGTTACGGAGTCAAACTTGAATTATGTTGGAAGTATTACGATAGACCGTGAAATTATTGATTCCCTTGGGATTATGCCTAATGAAAAAGTGCAAATCGTCAATAATAATAATGGCGCTCGTTTCGAGACATATGTTATTCCGGGTAATCCTGGGGAAAAGGAAATATGTTTAAATGGTGCTGCTGCAAGGCTTGTGCAAAAAGGTGATGTAGTGATCATCATATCGTATGCACTAGTACATGAAGATGAGTTAGAAGACTTTCGTTGCAATATAGCAATAATGGATGAAAATAATAACATCAAGAAAATTATCCATCAAGAAATAGCAAATAGTGTGGTGTAA
- a CDS encoding ABC transporter ATP-binding protein — protein MDQLKKEVYRIDSIYKEFKKGKKVANSNISFSIRQGEIFGLLGPNGAGKSTLIKQMVGQIKPTSGTIYLYDQDVLKDSYFVMNNVAYYSQETFALHKLKVYEAIYFTARLRGIRKQAAKNETEELLQTLGLDELRNMYVKNLSGGQKRMVGFAACLTGKLPVLILDEPTNDLDPLKRNLIWNLLQKKNREEGTTIILVTHNLLEAEKIVDRVAVINQGKVLAIDYVGRLKQLVDQRYKLEITSVFGENDIHQANLSKYGEIQSLTENRFRVLIQKEKLTSVIGEIIEYLEMVKCEEYRIIPPSLEDVYLHYEERD, from the coding sequence ATGGATCAGCTAAAGAAGGAAGTATATCGTATCGATTCTATTTATAAAGAATTTAAAAAAGGAAAAAAAGTCGCAAACTCAAATATTTCCTTTAGTATACGCCAAGGAGAAATTTTTGGATTATTGGGGCCTAATGGTGCTGGAAAATCAACATTAATCAAACAAATGGTAGGACAAATAAAGCCTACAAGCGGGACTATTTATTTGTACGATCAAGACGTTTTAAAAGATAGTTATTTCGTTATGAACAATGTTGCATATTATTCTCAAGAGACATTTGCCTTACATAAATTAAAAGTTTATGAAGCTATTTATTTTACTGCAAGATTAAGAGGCATTCGAAAACAAGCGGCAAAAAATGAAACGGAAGAACTCCTTCAGACATTAGGGCTAGACGAATTAAGAAATATGTATGTAAAGAATTTATCGGGCGGTCAAAAAAGAATGGTTGGCTTTGCAGCTTGTCTAACGGGAAAATTACCAGTCCTTATCTTAGATGAGCCAACAAATGATTTGGATCCTTTAAAGAGAAATTTAATTTGGAATTTGTTGCAAAAGAAAAATCGCGAAGAAGGCACAACCATTATTTTAGTCACGCACAATCTTTTAGAAGCCGAGAAGATAGTAGATCGTGTGGCAGTAATTAATCAAGGGAAAGTGTTAGCAATTGATTATGTAGGGCGATTAAAGCAATTAGTCGATCAACGCTATAAATTAGAAATAACTTCTGTATTTGGAGAAAATGATATCCATCAAGCTAATTTATCGAAATATGGTGAGATCCAATCATTAACTGAAAATCGTTTCAGAGTGTTGATCCAAAAAGAAAAATTAACAAGTGTAATCGGTGAAATAATTGAGTATCTAGAAATGGTTAAGTGTGAAGAATACAGAATTATACCACCAAGTCTTGAAGACGTTTATTTACACTATGAGGAAAGAGACTAA
- a CDS encoding ABC transporter permease codes for MNTKSYAYEVPDKKSKINRRLYKNFVDFYILARIQWGIIRDTWYLIVFMASMFPLAALFFLKVFNQDASIETITRIIVGNIVFAIVLMGLTSVAQDISHEKNQGHFIYYASLPISKITFILSVLLKGVLSAIPSILILTVIGQYMYGITFKFHIGLIPIILFGILSCVGVGVLIGFWAKTPQVAAICGQVAMMFITFMSPVMVEITSLPLLIQYISYLLPTTYLSEALRSLFQGEWSVTVTQDLVVLILFSLFSILLIIKFIKWRESD; via the coding sequence ATGAATACAAAATCTTATGCTTACGAAGTTCCAGATAAAAAGTCAAAAATAAATCGAAGATTATATAAAAATTTTGTTGATTTTTATATTTTAGCACGAATTCAATGGGGAATTATTAGGGATACATGGTATTTGATTGTATTTATGGCGTCTATGTTTCCCCTCGCCGCTTTATTTTTTTTAAAAGTTTTCAATCAAGATGCATCTATAGAAACAATTACTAGAATTATAGTTGGAAATATTGTATTTGCTATTGTACTGATGGGGCTCACTAGTGTGGCACAAGATATTTCGCATGAAAAAAACCAAGGACATTTTATTTATTATGCATCTTTACCCATTTCTAAAATAACTTTTATCTTGTCTGTTTTATTAAAGGGTGTTTTATCTGCGATACCCTCAATATTGATCTTGACTGTAATAGGACAATATATGTACGGTATCACTTTTAAATTTCATATAGGGCTAATTCCGATCATACTTTTTGGCATATTAAGTTGTGTTGGGGTAGGTGTTTTGATTGGTTTTTGGGCAAAAACACCACAAGTGGCAGCCATTTGCGGACAAGTTGCGATGATGTTTATTACATTTATGAGTCCGGTAATGGTTGAAATTACATCATTGCCTTTATTGATCCAGTATATTTCTTACCTTTTACCAACAACATATTTATCAGAAGCATTGAGATCATTATTTCAAGGTGAGTGGTCAGTTACGGTCACACAGGATTTAGTCGTATTAATATTATTTAGCTTATTTTCGATTTTGTTAATTATAAAATTTATAAAATGGAGAGAAAGTGATTAA